The Erigeron canadensis isolate Cc75 chromosome 4, C_canadensis_v1, whole genome shotgun sequence genome window below encodes:
- the LOC122594839 gene encoding heat shock 70 kDa protein 14 codes for MSVVGFDLGNESCVVAVARQRGIDVVLNDESKRETPALVCFGEKQRFLGTAGAATSMMNPKNTISQIKRLIGRPFSDPELQQDLKAFPFSVTEGPDGYPLINAQYLGEKKTFTPTQVMGMVFSNMKTIAEKNLNAAVVDCCIGVPVYFTDLQRRAVMDAATIAGLHPLRLMHETTATALAYGIYKTDLPENEQINVAFVDIGHASMQVCIAGFKKGQLKILSHSFDRCLGGRDFDEVLFQHFAEKFKTEYKIDVFQNARACLRLRAACEKLKKVLSANPEAPMNIECLMDDKDVRGFIKRDEFEQISAPILERVKKPLEKALSEAQLTVDDIYAVEVVGSGSRVPAVIKILTEFFGKEPRRTMNASECVSKGCALECAILSPTFKVREFQVQESFPFSIALTWKGNAQDSQNGNVENQQSSIVFPKGNPIPSVKALTFYRAGTFTVDVQYADVTELQAPAKISTYTIGPFQATKGDRAKVKVKARLNLHGIVSVESAQLIEEEELEVPVSKETTNMEMDKAPVDAPSANETDVNMQDATATENGAQETGDTPVQMETDAKVEVPKKKVKKANVPVSELVYGAMLPADVQKAVEKEFEMALQDRVMEETKDKKNAVEAYVYDMRNKLHDKLHEFVTESEREQLIAKLQQTEDWLYEDGEDETKGVYVAKLEELKKQGDPIEHRYKEHSERGSFVDQLVNHISWFRQAAASSDPKYDHIDMSEKQKVLNECSEAENWLREKKQQQDSLPKHADPVLLLTDIRKKHEAFDKLCRPIMSKPKPAPPKPATPEKPASPAPSQESEQQQQSSQGDNAASPNPNAENNVNSDASEAMETENPDATA; via the exons ATGAGCGTAGTTGGATTTGATCTTGGGAATGAAAGTTGTGTCGTGGCAGTTGCCCGGCAAAGGGGGATTGATGTTGTTCTTAACGATGAATCTAAGCGTGAGACTCCCGCTCTCGTGTGTTTTGGTGAGAAACAGCGGTTTCTTGGGACAGCTGGTGCTGCAACCAGTATGATGAACCCAAAGAATACTATTTCTCAGATTAAGCGGTTGATTGGCAGACCCTTTTCTGACCCTGAGTTACAGCAGGATTTAAAAGCGTTTCCTTTTTCTGTTACTGAAGGACCTGATGGCTATCCTTTGATTAATGCTCAATATCTTGGAGAAAAGAAGACTTTCACACCAACTCAGGTTATGGGTATGGTTTTTTCAAACATGAAGACGATAGCGGAGAAGAATTTAAATGCAGCAGTTGTTGATTGCTGTATCGGGGTGCCTGTTTATTTCACAGATCTTCAAAGAAGGGCTGTCATGGATGCAGCAACTATAGCTGGGCTGCATCCTCTCAGGTTGATGCATGAAACAACTGCAACTGCTCTGGCCTATGGAATATATAAGACTGATTTGCCTGAAAATGAGCAGATCAATGTAGCCTTTGTTGATATTGGCCATGCTAGCATGCAGGTTTGCATAGCAGGCTTCAAAAAAGGCCAGTTGAAGATATTGTCTCACTCTTTCGATCGTTGCCTTGGTGGGAGGGATTTTGATGAGGTTTTGTTCCAGCACTTTGCTGAAAAGTTCAAGACTGAGTACAAGATTGATGTGTTTCAGAATGCCAGGGCGTGCCTCAGGCTTCGCGCTGCTTGTGAAAAGCTGAAGAAGGTGCTTAGTGCAAATCCAGAGGCACCTATGAACATTGAGTGCTTGATGGACGATAAGGATGTTAGAGGTTTTATAAAGAGAGatgaatttgaacaaattaGCGCCCCAATATTAGAACGCGTGAAGAAACCTTTGGAAAAGGCTCTTTCCGAAGCCCAACTCACTGTTGATGATATTTATGCCGTGGAGGTTGTCGGTTCAGGGTCTAGAGTACCAGctgtaattaagattttgacaGAGTTCTTTGGTAAAGAACCAAGGCGTACAATGAACGCAAGTGAATGTGTCTCCAAAGGATGTGCTTTGGAATGTGCTATTCTCAGTCCCACCTTTAAAGTTAGAGAATTCCAG GTCCAAGAGAGCTTCCCCTTTTCAATTGCCCTGACATGGAAGGGTAATGCCCAAGATTCCCAGAATGGGAACGTGGAGAATCAACAGAGCAGTATTGTTTTCCCCAAGGGAAATCCGATTCCGAGCGTGAAAGCTCTGACTTTCTACAGAGCTGGCACATTTACCGTAGATGTGCAATATGCAGATGTCACTGAATTGCAGGCACCGGCAAAGATCAGCACTTACACG ATTGGTCCCTTTCAAGCAACAAAAGGTGACCGCGCAAAGGTCAAGGTGAAAGCCCGTTTGAACTTGCACGGAATAGTCTCTGTGGAGTCTGCTCAG CTTATTGAAGAGGAGGAACTTGAAGTTCCTGTTTCAAAGGAAACAACAAACATGGAAATGGACAAGGCTCCAGTTGATGCACCTTCTGCCAATGAAACTGATGTTAATATGCAGGATGCCACTGCGACTGAGAATGGGGCTCAAGAAACAGGAGATACTCCTGTTCAGATGGAAACTGATGCTAAG GTGGAAGTTCCAAAGAAGAAGGTCAAGAAAGCCAACGTGCCTGTTTCTGAGTTGGTTTATGGGGCCATGCTGCCTGCTGATGTGCAGAAAGCAGTAGAAAAGGAATTTGAAATGGCTTTGCAAGACCGGGTTATGGAAGAAACTAAGGACAAAAAGAATGCTGTTGAAGCCTATGTCTATGACATGAGGAACAAG CTGCATGATAAATTGCACGAGTTTGTAACTGAGTCAGAGAGAGAACAACTCATTGCCAAGCTTCAACAGACAGAAGATTGGTTGTATGAAGACGGTGAAGATGAAACTAAAGGTGTATATGTAGCCAAGCTTGAAGAGCTCAAGAAG CAAGGTGATCCCATTGAACACCGATACAAGGAGCACTCTGAAAGAGGATCCTTCGTTGATCAACTGGTTAATCATATTAGTTGGTTCAGGCAGGCCGCAGCATCTAGTGATCCCAAGTATGATCACATTGACATGAGTGAGAAACAAAAG GTTTTGAACGAGTGCTCAGAAGCAGAAAATTGGCTGAGAGAGAAGAAACAACAGCAGGACTCACTCCCTAAGCATGCTGATCCAGTTCTTTTATTAACCGATATAAGAAAGAAACATGAGGCATTTGACAA GCTCTGTAGGCCAATAATGTCGAAACCAAAGCCGGCCCCACCTAAGCCTGCCACTCCTGAGAAACCAGCTTCACCTGCACCTTCCCAAGAAAGTGAGCAGCAGCAACAGTCTTCTCAAGGAGACAATGCTGCTAGCCCTAACCCGAATGCGGAAAACAACGTGAACTCTGATGCATCTGAAGCTATGGAGACGGAGAATCCTGATGCTACTGCATAA